CCGTTGCAGTTGAGGAGGTAGAATCATCTACCTCCTTTTTTCAATGCGTTGTCATGGAAGGGTGTGGAGGGATGCTGTGCCCAAAGAATAGGGCAGAGTGCTAAGCTAAGGTGCATTTAGCCGCTACTGCCATACCTGATAACGTGCGGCCAAAACGTCATTCATTCGTCAGTGGAGCGATCGCCCTGTGTCTCCGTCAGAGTCTGCCGTCACTCGGGTCGTCAAGATTATGATCGTGGACTCCGACCCGGTGTTTCGGTTGGGGTTTCGGTTGGGGCTGGAGCGTTTTTCCGATCTTCAGGTGGTGGCGGAAGCCGAGACGGGGGCGATCGCCCTCGATATCCTTGCTGCCCGATCGGCTGAAGATCCCCTTGATCTGATTGTTCTAGAAGCTGCGCTAGGAGCGAGTGACTCCACAGCCCTGCAAGGGCTAGACCTGTGCCGACAGTTGAAGCAGGATCAGCCTGATCGCCCAGTCTTGCTCTTAAGCGATCGCTCGGAAGCCATTTTTATTGCAGCGGCGCAGCAGGTGGCCGCTGATGGTTATTGTCCTCGCCAGGCAACAGCAGAGGTGCTGGTGGGGGTGATGCGTCGTCTGCGGTCGGGTCAATCGACGTGGTTGCTTGCTGACGAGGGGGCGATCGCTCCTGCCGATGACACACCTAGGGCGATCGGGCAACCCGTGGGCCCCTGGGCCAGGCTTTGGCGACGGACTGGACAATCAGGACTGCAGCAGATCGACGATGCCCTAGCTGCGATCGCCGCCAGCCTAGAGGGCCCCATGGGCGAGGTGGAGCGGCTGATCATAGAAGGGCGACAGCGGGAACTGCAGGCAGCTCGCTGGCTGGTGCGGCGCTGGCTGGTACCGGATGTGCCTAGGGTGGAACCCGAGCCAGAGCCGGAATCTCCACCCCCACCCCCAAATGAGACCAGAGCGATCGTGCAACTGCCGGTGCCGGGGGCCCTAGAGCCGCAACTGGCCGCAGTGCATGATGTGCAATCGATCTTATTTGACGCGGTGTTGGCTAAACTGCAACAGCCGCTGGTTAACCAAACCCAGATGCCTTTAGAGATTGATGTGCTGCGAGAGGAAAAGCGGCGGGAACTGTGCTACCTGATTTTGCGGCGATTGGAAGCGATCTTGGATGAATTGCGCTACTCTCAGGTGCAGCCGGATGAGCTGGCCAATAAGCGATCGCCCATTTTGCTCGATCTATGGCAAGCGGTGATCATTGATTTCCTGGGACGCTACTACACCGTTTCGCTCAACGATCGCTCGGTGGAAGTGGTCGCCGTGATTCTAGACGATCAGGAACGC
The DNA window shown above is from Candidatus Obscuribacterales bacterium and carries:
- a CDS encoding DUF3685 domain-containing protein, producing MSPSESAVTRVVKIMIVDSDPVFRLGFRLGLERFSDLQVVAEAETGAIALDILAARSAEDPLDLIVLEAALGASDSTALQGLDLCRQLKQDQPDRPVLLLSDRSEAIFIAAAQQVAADGYCPRQATAEVLVGVMRRLRSGQSTWLLADEGAIAPADDTPRAIGQPVGPWARLWRRTGQSGLQQIDDALAAIAASLEGPMGEVERLIIEGRQRELQAARWLVRRWLVPDVPRVEPEPEPESPPPPPNETRAIVQLPVPGALEPQLAAVHDVQSILFDAVLAKLQQPLVNQTQMPLEIDVLREEKRRELCYLILRRLEAILDELRYSQVQPDELANKRSPILLDLWQAVIIDFLGRYYTVSLNDRSVEVVAVILDDQERIQREFLDPIPFVADWLAHLLFQTPLWVERTAYPVGNPAAIARAELILDHLVIQLANAVVQPLLEHFATAEPIKQTFYDRRVMSFREMERFRNDLSWRYRLTRYFAEPTDMFESQYRLFALRGRTIRQVAVYAPRTQDLEQLSGLPYVVTLALEARDSVAPRLRAAIAFVGSGVIYVLTDVVGRGIGLIARGILKGVGDAWQDSRFSRK